Proteins from a genomic interval of Pseudodesulfovibrio nedwellii:
- a CDS encoding histone deacetylase family protein, with protein sequence MLKSNNRLGIIFFPAFDWAISPTHPERQERLLYTQDQLREEGIFDIEGVREYKPDVAAIEDVERVHFCFPEVSSVATRSHLISAGGAMKAADLVMEGERDCAFAMVRPPGHHAMKVVHGSRGFCTINIEAVMIEHIREKYGRKKVAIIDTDCHHGDGTQDVYWHDPDTLFISIHQDGRTLYPGSGFPQELGGPNAMGKTLNIPLPPNTSDEGFLMAMERIVMPILDDFKPDLIINSAGQDNHFSDPITNMNFSAKGYATLNEMLKPDIAVLEGGYSIQGALPYINLGICLAMAGVDYSHVKEPNYNAEMIAQDAQTTAYIEELCKQLPKLYFNPPPFDAKGDGKQGVVSGDTFIRPKQIYYDTDGINEVQQETVSVCDSCRGLFKVETRADSGPLCLGVEIPIDACPTCRSKGYQIVEEAQLKGTYRYIQMINRLDKEYLRYGF encoded by the coding sequence ATGCTCAAATCAAATAACCGCCTCGGCATCATCTTTTTCCCGGCATTTGACTGGGCAATTTCTCCGACCCACCCTGAACGACAGGAACGGTTGCTCTACACACAAGATCAACTGCGTGAAGAAGGCATCTTCGACATCGAAGGTGTGCGTGAATATAAACCCGATGTGGCGGCCATTGAGGACGTTGAACGCGTCCATTTCTGCTTCCCAGAAGTCTCAAGCGTGGCAACCCGGTCGCACCTTATTTCGGCAGGTGGAGCCATGAAAGCCGCTGATTTGGTCATGGAAGGCGAGCGAGACTGCGCATTCGCCATGGTCCGACCTCCGGGGCACCACGCCATGAAAGTCGTGCATGGTTCTCGCGGGTTCTGCACCATCAACATCGAAGCGGTGATGATCGAGCACATCCGCGAAAAATATGGCCGGAAAAAAGTCGCTATTATCGACACGGACTGCCATCATGGTGACGGCACACAGGACGTCTACTGGCACGACCCGGATACGTTATTCATATCCATTCATCAGGACGGCCGAACCCTGTACCCCGGTTCCGGCTTTCCGCAGGAGCTTGGCGGCCCCAACGCCATGGGCAAAACGCTCAACATTCCACTGCCGCCCAATACTTCGGATGAGGGATTCCTTATGGCAATGGAACGGATCGTCATGCCCATTCTCGACGATTTTAAGCCGGACCTGATCATCAATTCCGCTGGACAGGACAACCATTTTTCGGACCCGATCACCAACATGAACTTCTCAGCCAAAGGGTATGCGACCCTCAACGAGATGCTCAAACCGGATATTGCAGTGCTGGAAGGCGGCTATTCCATCCAAGGCGCATTGCCCTATATCAACCTCGGTATCTGTCTGGCCATGGCGGGAGTTGATTATTCCCACGTCAAGGAACCGAATTATAATGCCGAAATGATCGCACAGGACGCACAAACCACGGCCTACATTGAAGAGCTGTGTAAACAGTTGCCCAAGCTATATTTCAATCCCCCGCCATTTGATGCCAAAGGGGATGGCAAACAGGGAGTTGTTTCAGGTGACACCTTTATCCGGCCCAAACAAATTTATTACGATACCGATGGCATCAATGAGGTGCAGCAGGAGACAGTCTCTGTTTGCGACTCATGTCGTGGGCTGTTCAAGGTCGAAACACGAGCCGATTCAGGGCCACTCTGTCTTGGCGTAGAGATACCTATCGATGCCTGTCCGACCTGTCGGAGTAAGGGGTATCAAATTGTCGAGGAAGCACAGTTGAAGGGAACATACCGGTATATTCAGATGATTAACCGGTTGGACAAAGAGTATTTGAGGTACGGTTTCTGA
- a CDS encoding hydantoinase/oxoprolinase family protein yields the protein MLLGIDVGGTHTDAVAMDLSQGMQVVASCKVPTRHEDLLSSVTEALETILASIGKASVSQLNLSTTLSTNAIVQGKTEDVGVIVTSGPGIDPHNFMPCKDFHVIDGSIDHRGNEVRALSNRQLSKAIDSCRDNGVRVFASVGKFSTRNPRHENFIRRMVCNCKDIDVCDHADFVTLGHQLGGALNFPRRVATAYFNCAVWRLYNDFATAVEKALADMGLSHVKVNILKADGGTMPLSQSRTMPVQSIFSGPAASVMGIIALTDIFHDSVILDIGGTTTDIAVFADGAPLIEREGISIGSHPTLVTALKVHSIGIGGDSAISIVGDNVRVGPTRLGPSVCMGGEQVTLTDALNCTGIAEVGDVAASKKAMATYADRHSIPADTLAKKAVAYAADAIHSATRGLIDEINSKPVYTIHELLDAKKVVPKKIYLMGGPAKAMKMEMFQRFQLSTEVPENYDVANAIGAALTRTTWELELFADTQRHVMFIPTLSYRENVPTSYDQSDAEKDAVNQLSMQLDSMGVFLQPEDAQITHTSSFNMVEGYEQVGKNIRVKCQVRPGVVKTFAGRK from the coding sequence ATGCTGTTAGGAATCGACGTCGGCGGTACCCATACCGATGCAGTGGCCATGGACCTGAGTCAGGGAATGCAGGTCGTTGCATCCTGCAAGGTTCCCACCCGTCACGAGGACCTACTGTCCTCGGTTACAGAGGCTTTGGAAACAATACTCGCGAGTATCGGCAAGGCATCGGTATCGCAACTCAACCTGTCCACCACCCTGTCCACCAATGCCATAGTTCAAGGCAAGACAGAAGACGTTGGCGTTATTGTCACGTCCGGACCAGGCATCGACCCGCACAATTTCATGCCGTGCAAAGATTTCCATGTCATTGACGGCTCCATTGATCATCGCGGCAACGAAGTTCGAGCCCTGTCCAACCGTCAGTTGTCAAAGGCCATTGATTCATGCCGTGACAACGGAGTTAGGGTCTTTGCATCAGTGGGGAAATTTTCCACCCGCAACCCGCGTCATGAAAATTTCATCCGCCGCATGGTCTGCAATTGCAAAGATATAGATGTGTGCGACCATGCCGACTTTGTCACCCTCGGACACCAGCTCGGCGGCGCACTCAACTTCCCGCGCCGGGTTGCCACGGCCTATTTCAACTGTGCGGTCTGGCGTCTGTACAACGATTTCGCCACCGCCGTGGAAAAAGCGCTGGCCGACATGGGGCTAAGTCACGTCAAGGTCAACATCCTCAAAGCGGATGGCGGCACCATGCCGTTGAGCCAGTCACGCACCATGCCTGTACAGTCTATTTTTTCCGGGCCTGCGGCTTCAGTTATGGGCATCATTGCTCTCACAGACATCTTCCATGATTCAGTAATTCTCGATATCGGTGGGACCACTACGGACATCGCGGTCTTTGCCGACGGAGCACCTCTCATCGAGCGCGAAGGCATTTCCATCGGCTCTCACCCCACCCTTGTCACCGCCCTCAAGGTCCACTCCATCGGTATCGGTGGAGACTCAGCCATCTCCATCGTCGGGGACAATGTCCGTGTTGGACCGACCAGACTCGGCCCGTCCGTCTGCATGGGAGGTGAACAGGTCACGTTGACCGACGCCCTCAACTGCACGGGTATTGCCGAAGTCGGTGATGTTGCAGCTTCAAAAAAGGCCATGGCAACATACGCAGATCGTCATTCCATCCCAGCTGACACTCTGGCTAAAAAAGCCGTGGCGTATGCAGCAGATGCTATTCACTCGGCCACACGCGGACTGATCGACGAAATCAACTCCAAACCGGTCTACACCATTCACGAACTGCTCGACGCCAAGAAAGTCGTGCCAAAAAAAATCTATCTCATGGGTGGCCCGGCAAAAGCCATGAAAATGGAAATGTTTCAACGGTTCCAGCTTTCCACTGAAGTGCCGGAAAATTATGATGTCGCCAATGCCATCGGCGCAGCTCTCACCCGTACGACATGGGAATTAGAGCTTTTCGCCGACACCCAACGGCATGTGATGTTCATACCGACTCTGTCATACCGCGAGAACGTCCCCACCAGTTACGACCAGTCGGATGCAGAAAAAGACGCGGTCAATCAACTAAGTATGCAACTCGATTCCATGGGCGTTTTTCTCCAGCCGGAAGATGCACAGATCACCCACACCTCCAGCTTCAACATGGTTGAAGGCTACGAGCAGGTTGGCAAAAATATACGCGTGAAGTGTCAAGTCAGACCCGGCGTGGTCAAAACCTTCGCGGGGAGGAAATAA
- a CDS encoding NmrA family NAD(P)-binding protein: MSKIFIAGGAGLLGTALIESLNGKAEVVAGVHSVEKGEAVTKEGVEARVFDFKDVDSIIQAMAGCDRMFLSIPLQEKLTRYGHLSVEAAKKAGIEYIVRSSGYAASSDAHWRLGREHGMVDQFVEDSKITYTVLRPNSFMQCFVGPYAEMIKAGVIALPEEDAAVSYIDVKDIADCAARLLLDNAGFENSFYALTGPEGLTLSQVAEKIAAASGREVTYTPAAEEAFIAALQGKGVPQWNIDMLVSLTRVIKLGMAGNVTKAVEYLTGTPARTFDDFVVENASAWK; this comes from the coding sequence ATGAGCAAGATTTTCATAGCAGGTGGCGCCGGACTCCTTGGAACAGCTTTGATTGAATCCCTTAATGGGAAGGCCGAAGTGGTCGCAGGCGTGCATTCCGTGGAAAAGGGTGAGGCCGTGACAAAAGAGGGTGTCGAAGCCCGTGTTTTTGACTTTAAGGATGTCGATTCCATCATTCAGGCCATGGCCGGTTGTGACCGCATGTTCTTGTCAATTCCCTTGCAGGAAAAACTGACTCGTTATGGTCATCTGTCTGTAGAAGCAGCCAAGAAAGCGGGGATTGAATATATTGTCCGTTCGTCCGGGTATGCCGCTTCTTCTGATGCTCACTGGCGACTTGGCCGTGAGCATGGCATGGTCGACCAGTTTGTTGAAGATTCAAAAATTACCTACACCGTGCTTCGTCCCAACTCCTTTATGCAGTGTTTCGTTGGTCCCTACGCCGAGATGATTAAGGCAGGTGTTATTGCTCTGCCAGAAGAAGATGCAGCCGTCAGTTATATCGATGTGAAAGACATTGCGGACTGTGCTGCCCGACTGTTGCTGGACAACGCTGGTTTTGAGAATAGTTTTTATGCGCTGACCGGCCCTGAGGGGCTGACGTTGTCTCAGGTGGCCGAGAAGATTGCAGCAGCCAGCGGACGCGAGGTGACCTATACTCCGGCAGCCGAAGAGGCCTTTATTGCCGCCCTGCAAGGTAAAGGCGTGCCTCAGTGGAATATCGATATGCTTGTCAGCCTGACCCGTGTGATTAAACTTGGTATGGCTGGCAATGTGACCAAGGCTGTGGAGTACCTGACCGGGACACCTGCACGGACTTTTGATGATTTCGTCGTAGAGAACGCTTCAGCCTGGAAGTAA
- a CDS encoding HD-GYP domain-containing protein, whose product MASLKGQEELLRIIRKISAGNYSDEILNLTGPECAPEIQELAEAVGLMMVKIEAREDRLEQLLAKIRRDMVNTVTAVVHALGARDSYSEGHGERVGVYARRLAQRVGLSNGEVERIRIAGTLHDIGKIGFSDQIFASGDTPLSQDMIEEIHKHPEWGRDILKNLDFLGPALEYIYAHHEHMDGKGYPRGLKGEAIPFGARIISVVDYFDAMTTDRSYQKGKPTKEAVEILRSLAGSTLDADLVEAFIIEIEANGLAG is encoded by the coding sequence ATGGCGTCGCTCAAGGGGCAGGAAGAACTGTTGCGGATTATCCGCAAAATATCCGCCGGAAACTACAGTGACGAGATACTGAATTTGACCGGCCCTGAGTGTGCGCCGGAAATTCAGGAATTGGCCGAGGCCGTGGGGCTGATGATGGTCAAGATTGAGGCCAGGGAAGACCGGTTGGAGCAGCTTCTCGCCAAGATTCGACGCGATATGGTGAACACTGTGACTGCGGTTGTTCATGCCCTTGGTGCGCGGGATTCCTATTCCGAAGGACACGGTGAACGGGTGGGCGTTTATGCCAGACGCCTTGCTCAACGAGTCGGTTTGTCCAATGGCGAAGTGGAACGTATTCGTATTGCCGGAACTCTTCATGATATCGGCAAAATTGGTTTCAGCGATCAAATTTTTGCGAGCGGTGATACTCCTTTGTCTCAAGATATGATTGAGGAGATTCACAAGCACCCGGAGTGGGGACGGGATATCCTCAAAAATCTCGATTTTCTCGGTCCTGCGCTGGAGTACATCTATGCTCACCATGAACATATGGACGGCAAGGGATACCCGCGAGGACTCAAGGGTGAAGCTATCCCGTTTGGGGCACGTATTATCAGTGTCGTGGATTATTTTGATGCCATGACCACGGACCGATCCTATCAAAAGGGCAAACCCACGAAAGAAGCTGTTGAAATCTTACGCAGTCTGGCCGGTTCAACACTTGATGCTGACCTAGTGGAAGCGTTCATTATTGAAATCGAAGCCAATGGGCTGGCCGGTTAG
- a CDS encoding cupin domain-containing protein, translated as MNNIFTALDSGRMICLNTEVDAGSLKWNPHPTFAGVAMKHLMTGKETGGKFSMHLVRLEPCAEIGDHVHEKNWELHEVADGSGVCLLDGQRVKYEPGVAAVMPENVSHSVQAGEAGLCLLAKFIPALME; from the coding sequence ATGAATAATATTTTCACAGCATTGGATTCTGGCCGAATGATCTGTCTTAACACCGAGGTTGATGCCGGCTCACTCAAGTGGAATCCACATCCGACTTTTGCCGGGGTGGCAATGAAGCACTTGATGACTGGCAAAGAGACGGGTGGGAAGTTCAGTATGCATTTGGTGCGCCTTGAGCCTTGTGCCGAAATAGGCGATCATGTTCACGAAAAGAACTGGGAACTGCACGAAGTCGCTGATGGGAGCGGGGTGTGCCTGCTTGATGGTCAGCGTGTGAAATATGAGCCAGGTGTGGCTGCGGTTATGCCGGAAAACGTATCCCACAGTGTACAGGCCGGTGAAGCGGGGCTGTGTCTTTTGGCCAAGTTTATACCAGCTTTGATGGAATAA
- a CDS encoding AraC family transcriptional regulator: protein MTGNTTKFIEIPGLDGVSVVRHAGPSPTDARHMHQSLCIGVVLSGKRRLKIKNAWYTVLAGQSLIIPPEVSHACPDAGECEYCMVSISLCSLEAVGFDSAALRGIKPVSDDPACFGAIIGLADMAETPASQLERQGAFLRLLELLCTNVCLEQVCLSESDRIVRVRRELEERCVEDVPLKRLAWLAGCSPCRLNRDFALVVGMPPHEYQAMQRVRRVKTSIRSGKSLADSAVEAGFSDQSHMTRCFKKIMGMTPGKFSQGLPSSRLD from the coding sequence ATGACAGGGAACACCACAAAATTTATCGAAATACCGGGATTGGACGGGGTCAGCGTGGTTCGCCACGCTGGGCCTTCTCCGACAGACGCACGGCATATGCACCAGTCCTTGTGTATTGGTGTGGTGTTGTCCGGTAAACGGCGGCTCAAGATTAAAAACGCTTGGTATACGGTTTTGGCGGGGCAGAGTCTGATAATCCCGCCGGAGGTTTCCCATGCGTGTCCAGATGCCGGAGAGTGTGAATATTGTATGGTCAGCATCTCCCTTTGCAGTCTTGAAGCTGTTGGTTTCGATTCGGCGGCTTTGCGTGGGATAAAACCGGTCAGCGATGATCCGGCTTGTTTCGGGGCAATTATCGGATTGGCAGACATGGCTGAGACCCCGGCCTCACAATTGGAACGACAGGGCGCTTTTCTGCGCTTGTTGGAGCTTCTTTGTACAAATGTCTGTCTTGAACAAGTTTGTTTGTCTGAGTCGGATCGAATCGTCCGAGTCAGGCGTGAATTGGAAGAGCGATGCGTTGAGGATGTTCCACTCAAGAGACTTGCTTGGTTGGCCGGATGCAGTCCTTGTCGATTGAACCGGGATTTTGCTTTGGTTGTAGGGATGCCGCCGCATGAATATCAGGCCATGCAGCGTGTGCGTCGGGTGAAAACGAGTATCCGTTCAGGCAAAAGTTTGGCAGACAGTGCCGTTGAAGCCGGGTTTTCCGATCAGAGTCACATGACCCGCTGTTTTAAAAAAATAATGGGCATGACACCGGGGAAATTTTCGCAAGGATTGCCATCCTCCCGTTTGGATTGA
- a CDS encoding zinc dependent phospholipase C family protein produces MKCIFAIIAFVVTALIPDLAHAWGPGVHLALGNSVLADIGCLPPLVAALLDRHRNAFLYGCLSADIFIGKGTNFRPGHSHNWVTGFKLLNSAKEARVLAYGYGYLTHLAADVVAHNYFVPNALMDMNSGSKLSHVYVEAQADRNFRREQETALSLFRRPNRDSDDTLLSAMDKRRFPFVVKKQILKGSLTVTGRKTWGTSLRLADRLLPGPRVNRHLDEMFTLSQNIIFDFLADPKASPAVSFDPIGSGNLRRVRDIRIKRQAGALIPSIKFQPHESLTDIASPVIHTAPSFGATVGG; encoded by the coding sequence ATGAAATGTATTTTTGCTATAATCGCGTTTGTCGTAACCGCCCTGATTCCTGACCTGGCACATGCATGGGGTCCCGGCGTCCATCTTGCGCTGGGCAATTCTGTGCTGGCCGATATAGGGTGTTTGCCACCTTTGGTGGCCGCTTTGTTGGACCGGCATCGGAACGCTTTTTTGTATGGCTGTTTGTCAGCAGATATTTTCATTGGCAAAGGGACTAATTTTCGCCCAGGACACAGCCATAATTGGGTTACAGGATTCAAGCTGCTTAATTCGGCCAAAGAAGCCCGAGTGCTTGCCTATGGGTACGGCTATCTGACACATCTGGCCGCTGATGTTGTCGCCCATAACTACTTTGTCCCCAATGCGCTTATGGATATGAATTCCGGTTCCAAGTTGTCCCACGTCTATGTGGAGGCACAGGCTGACCGGAATTTCAGGCGTGAGCAGGAAACCGCTTTGTCCCTGTTCCGTCGGCCGAATCGAGATTCAGACGATACGCTGCTTTCTGCTATGGATAAACGGCGTTTCCCGTTTGTGGTCAAAAAACAGATCCTTAAGGGCAGTCTTACCGTGACCGGACGCAAGACATGGGGCACCTCCTTGAGATTGGCTGATCGACTTTTGCCCGGACCTCGTGTTAATCGTCACTTGGACGAGATGTTCACCCTGTCTCAAAATATTATTTTTGATTTCCTGGCTGACCCCAAGGCCTCTCCTGCTGTGTCATTTGATCCTATCGGCAGTGGGAATTTACGCCGGGTTCGTGATATTCGTATAAAGCGACAGGCCGGTGCTTTGATTCCTTCTATCAAATTCCAACCGCATGAAAGTCTGACGGATATCGCCAGTCCTGTCATACACACAGCTCCTTCTTTCGGGGCCACTGTCGGTGGCTGA
- a CDS encoding PAS domain S-box protein, producing the protein MLKRFIYLIPLLAGLAVAAVVAFGYVADRDNHTEKIRADVLHILNDVAARLEGALDAKQHLITALRSSIQANPDIQQELFQTLSKGLLVHVGSVRSVWLAKDNVVSHVYPATDTGHAMGRSLLKSGPVLARGLALRAQETGAVQMIVPGQDSKEVTEIMFFAPVSVTLPDGSCYYWGQVVICLDIQAFYSKVGFSDAYPGISLALRKPENLSSKEVVLAGVPMVFDMAPLVHNISVPMGTWDLAAVPQGGWTTSPYKVYILVGGIICILLVPVSFWAVLVMIMGRLADREKYRNLVQNAKSIILRIDMAGEIVFCNEYAEQFYGYKRGELIGKPLIGTLIPKKDMEGQSMKRYLGRLLKNPSAHPFNEIMNVRKNGEIVWVAWANDSVLTRDKTMVGLLCVGTDITDRKLMEEALRQREKQYRLLAENVTDVIWGLDADLRFTYISPSDEVVRGYKRYDVLGRFLDDFLTPSSRVRFKGALVLLEEQGENPAQPPSTTEALEFLCADGSTVWLECHLGILLNEEGDKLGVQGVGRDITDRKLAEALREDVERMARHDLKTPLGAVISLPGEVRRLGGLNADQDAMLETIEDAGETMLQLINRSLDLYKMERGTYVLAKSEVDLLRMVERIKAEAMPQIRSKGISVGIEVRSGQQADAFLATVDEELFRSMLSNLIINALQASPESGSISIVLEKNGILTLAICNQGEVAHHLRDTFFDKYSTANTPGGSGLGTYSARLIARTHGGDIIVETDIPGQTSVVVTLPV; encoded by the coding sequence ATGCTCAAACGATTTATCTATCTAATTCCTCTGCTTGCCGGATTGGCCGTGGCTGCCGTCGTGGCTTTTGGGTATGTGGCAGATCGGGATAATCATACTGAAAAGATTCGAGCAGACGTACTTCATATTCTTAATGATGTTGCCGCAAGGCTTGAGGGGGCACTTGACGCCAAACAACATCTGATTACGGCGTTGCGTTCATCGATTCAGGCGAATCCGGATATACAGCAGGAGTTGTTTCAGACTCTGTCCAAGGGATTGCTCGTTCACGTCGGGAGCGTTCGTTCGGTGTGGCTCGCCAAAGATAATGTGGTGAGTCATGTATATCCGGCCACTGATACCGGACACGCCATGGGGCGTTCGTTGCTTAAGAGTGGGCCGGTGCTGGCGCGAGGTTTGGCTTTGCGGGCTCAGGAGACTGGAGCAGTTCAGATGATTGTTCCGGGTCAGGACAGCAAGGAAGTCACCGAGATCATGTTTTTTGCTCCGGTGTCGGTCACGTTGCCGGACGGAAGTTGTTATTATTGGGGCCAGGTCGTCATATGCCTCGATATTCAAGCTTTTTATAGCAAGGTCGGATTTTCTGATGCCTATCCAGGCATTTCACTCGCATTGCGGAAACCCGAGAATTTATCTTCCAAAGAAGTCGTGTTGGCCGGTGTGCCTATGGTTTTTGACATGGCTCCTCTGGTTCACAATATTTCGGTTCCCATGGGGACATGGGATTTGGCAGCTGTGCCGCAGGGGGGATGGACCACGTCTCCGTACAAGGTATACATTCTCGTTGGCGGAATTATTTGTATCCTGTTGGTTCCAGTTTCTTTTTGGGCTGTTTTGGTCATGATTATGGGGCGGCTTGCCGACCGCGAGAAGTACCGAAATTTGGTTCAGAATGCCAAATCCATTATTTTACGTATCGATATGGCCGGGGAGATTGTTTTCTGTAATGAGTATGCGGAGCAATTTTATGGCTATAAACGTGGGGAGCTTATCGGTAAGCCCTTGATTGGAACCCTGATTCCGAAAAAGGATATGGAAGGGCAGTCCATGAAACGATATCTTGGGCGTTTGCTCAAGAATCCATCCGCCCATCCATTCAACGAGATAATGAATGTTCGCAAGAATGGCGAAATCGTATGGGTTGCCTGGGCCAATGATTCGGTGCTGACTCGTGACAAAACCATGGTCGGCCTATTGTGTGTCGGCACGGATATCACGGACCGCAAACTTATGGAAGAGGCTCTCAGACAGCGGGAAAAACAATACCGTCTTTTGGCTGAAAATGTGACAGATGTTATTTGGGGGTTGGATGCAGACTTGCGTTTTACCTATATCAGCCCCTCTGATGAAGTCGTGCGTGGGTACAAACGATATGACGTTTTGGGACGTTTTCTTGATGATTTTTTGACTCCGTCGTCCCGTGTTCGATTTAAGGGTGCACTCGTTCTTTTGGAAGAACAGGGCGAGAATCCGGCTCAACCTCCATCCACTACCGAGGCTTTGGAGTTCTTGTGCGCTGATGGTTCCACGGTTTGGCTGGAGTGTCATTTGGGTATTTTGCTTAATGAGGAAGGGGATAAGCTTGGTGTTCAGGGTGTTGGCCGTGACATTACTGATCGTAAGCTGGCCGAGGCCCTGCGCGAGGACGTGGAGCGTATGGCGCGGCATGATCTCAAGACTCCCCTGGGCGCAGTCATCAGTCTTCCCGGTGAGGTTCGTCGGTTGGGTGGGTTGAATGCGGATCAGGATGCCATGCTGGAGACTATCGAAGACGCCGGTGAGACCATGCTTCAGCTTATCAACCGGTCTCTCGATTTGTATAAGATGGAGCGCGGTACATATGTTCTGGCCAAGTCAGAAGTGGATTTGTTGCGGATGGTGGAACGTATTAAGGCCGAGGCTATGCCGCAGATTCGAAGCAAGGGAATCAGTGTGGGCATTGAAGTGCGATCCGGCCAACAGGCGGATGCGTTTCTTGCTACAGTGGACGAGGAATTGTTTCGTTCCATGCTTTCTAATCTTATCATCAATGCGCTTCAGGCCTCCCCGGAGTCTGGTTCAATTTCCATAGTTTTGGAGAAGAATGGCATTTTGACGCTTGCCATCTGTAACCAGGGAGAAGTGGCTCATCACCTTCGTGATACTTTTTTCGATAAATATTCAACAGCCAATACCCCTGGGGGGTCTGGGCTTGGAACGTATTCCGCTCGCCTTATTGCTCGTACACATGGTGGCGATATTATTGTGGAAACGGATATCCCCGGTCAAACCAGCGTGGTCGTGACGCTGCCTGTCTGA
- a CDS encoding flavodoxin family protein, translating into MKVVAFNGSARKGGNTKEMINRVFTKLEAEGIETELIELGGKKMHGCIACMKCFKNKNRKCAVKNDFVNDCIAAMDDADGIILGSPTYFATISTEMSALIDRAGMVARANDDMFARKVGASVAVARRGGAIQTFNTLNAFFFIGQMVVPGSHYWNMGFGMNKGEITQDVEGMETMDILGKNMAWLMKKLA; encoded by the coding sequence ATGAAAGTAGTCGCTTTTAATGGATCCGCCCGAAAGGGTGGCAACACCAAAGAAATGATCAATCGCGTTTTCACGAAACTTGAAGCCGAAGGTATTGAGACAGAACTCATCGAACTCGGCGGCAAAAAAATGCACGGTTGTATCGCCTGCATGAAATGTTTCAAAAACAAGAATCGCAAATGTGCCGTTAAAAATGACTTCGTCAACGACTGTATTGCGGCCATGGACGACGCTGACGGCATTATTCTCGGCTCCCCGACCTATTTTGCCACCATTTCCACGGAAATGAGCGCACTCATTGACCGAGCCGGAATGGTCGCCAGAGCTAATGACGACATGTTCGCCCGCAAAGTCGGCGCAAGTGTCGCGGTCGCCCGTCGCGGTGGTGCCATCCAGACCTTCAACACCTTAAACGCCTTCTTTTTCATCGGGCAAATGGTTGTCCCTGGTTCCCACTACTGGAACATGGGCTTTGGCATGAACAAGGGTGAAATAACACAAGATGTGGAAGGCATGGAGACCATGGACATTCTCGGTAAGAACATGGCTTGGCTTATGAAAAAACTCGCATAA
- a CDS encoding nitroreductase family protein, translating into MDIMEGLLTRRSIRKFENKPVPEAMVKQILEAAMMAPSAGNAQPWRFIVVNDRKKLDGMAGIHVHMKMVTQTALGIIVCADLSKEKFPGYWVQDCSAAMQNLLLAVHGLGLGAVWTGIHPVEERLKAFKEMFNLPEHVIPLGFAPIGWPAQQLKSESRFQDDRIHYNTY; encoded by the coding sequence ATGGATATAATGGAAGGCCTTCTCACTCGACGCAGCATACGGAAATTTGAAAACAAGCCGGTCCCGGAAGCAATGGTCAAACAGATCCTTGAAGCTGCCATGATGGCTCCAAGCGCGGGCAACGCCCAACCATGGAGATTCATTGTTGTCAATGATCGCAAGAAACTCGATGGCATGGCCGGTATTCATGTCCATATGAAAATGGTCACTCAGACCGCGCTCGGCATTATTGTCTGCGCAGACCTGAGCAAGGAAAAATTTCCGGGATACTGGGTACAAGATTGCTCGGCAGCCATGCAAAACCTCCTGTTGGCAGTGCACGGACTTGGCCTAGGTGCTGTCTGGACCGGCATCCATCCCGTCGAGGAAAGACTCAAAGCCTTCAAGGAAATGTTCAATTTGCCAGAGCATGTCATTCCTCTCGGATTCGCCCCCATCGGCTGGCCTGCGCAACAACTTAAATCCGAAAGCCGCTTTCAAGATGATCGGATTCATTACAACACATATTAG
- a CDS encoding winged helix-turn-helix transcriptional regulator encodes MGTECSMKFCGEKKYFCTVELTLQVIGGKWKPIIIHRLGNDGILRFSEVKRSIPNITQKMLTQQLRELEADGVVTRKVYAQVPPKVEYSLTELGLSVMPVIESLCKWGEGYARWFEDQTVRETAI; translated from the coding sequence ATGGGGACTGAATGTTCCATGAAATTTTGTGGTGAAAAAAAGTATTTCTGTACCGTCGAACTGACCTTGCAGGTTATCGGCGGCAAATGGAAACCAATCATTATTCATCGATTAGGAAATGACGGAATCTTGCGGTTTAGCGAGGTGAAAAGATCTATTCCCAATATTACGCAGAAGATGCTGACACAGCAGTTACGTGAATTGGAAGCGGACGGTGTCGTCACACGCAAAGTTTATGCGCAGGTGCCGCCAAAAGTGGAGTATTCCCTGACTGAGTTGGGCCTGAGCGTCATGCCGGTTATAGAGAGTCTGTGCAAGTGGGGTGAGGGCTACGCCCGATGGTTTGAAGACCAGACGGTGAGGGAAACGGCCATTTAG